The Branchiostoma floridae strain S238N-H82 chromosome 6, Bfl_VNyyK, whole genome shotgun sequence genomic interval CATCCCCTTCGGCTTCGACATGGCCTCGGCACCAACCTACCACTCCTCCCCGTACCACCCAGCGCTGTTCGCTGGAGCGCCATTCCCCCACCCGGCATTCAGGTGAGGACATGacaacagtcaaaactgcccaattATTCTTCTCATATCTGATCTGATCCGACCCTGTTATTATCAATTATCATCTACTATCACTATAATTTTTTATTTACCATCAACAAAGTTAAACATGAATTATTATTTGCTTAATTTGATGAGAGGGGGGGGGGACTAAAACATGCCACAAggcttttttgtatttttttgcatttgtatgACTTCTCGGGGAACCAATGAGATTTCTCCATTTTTCAATTTGCAGCTTTCTTATTCGCAAAAATCGTCAATTTACTGTTACCATTTAGTTTGCGAATGGCTGAATGAAAGGCCAGATTTCAAGTTTTGTCACTAGTATGTCATCAATTCTTCCAGAGAAAAAGGTGTTCAATTTCCAATTTGCTGATATAAAAGCTATTGTCCAGCTATGGAGTGCCGCAATTCCATTTCCAAAGTCAACTATATATTGATTTTTACCACCTTAATCTCAAGAAAGTGATTGGGCGAAACATTTTTTCTAAAAGTCACAGAAACTTACTTGTGTAATATGGCTGTTTACACGAACATCAACAATTTCACTGTCTAAATGTGATAAAAACTGatttccaccttttttttttaacattccaGACTTGAGGACCACTATGAGCAGTACCGTCTGGCCGGCCTGAGAGCTCCCTTCCTGCCggtcccccctccccacagtgcCTTCTTACCTGGCCACCCCCCTCCCGGCCTGCCCATCTCCATGCATGGCATACGGTACCCTCCCCACGAGATGATCGCCCCCTACCTGCACGGCTCGCCCAGGCACCCTGCTGTGGGGAGCGACAGGTAAACTTTCACCTCTGAACTTTGACTCAGGATTGGagagtcattttttttttaaattttgaaagaaTAAGGATAGTACTTGGGAGGGAGTTATTCATTATTCACTAATGCTATAGTAGTAGACCATATGTCAAATGTGCAACAGATGTTTGCCAGTAATCTTATGCATTTGAACATTTGGCAAAAAATTTTGTTTGGCCGGGCTATTTTGGCATTGTGCTTTTCTTTGTATGGACTGTCTGCTCAAGGCAATAAATTTTATTGAAGacatttgaagtacatgtatagcagtGTTATCTATTTGTAGAATAACAAAGATAGCATTGTGTCACATTCTACGGAAATGTGAAGACATTTGGAATATAGCAGTGTTATCTATTTGTAGAATAGCAAAGAAAGCATTATTCATTGTTTATTtaatatttcacaaatgtgtCCCATTCTACAGGTCTGCTGCTGAACAGGAGTCCAGGGAACGTAGCCAAAACAATCACGACCAGGATCACCAGGACAAAGACAAAGACAGGGAGAGACAAGAAAGGAGTCGGGACAAGGAACGACCTCAGGACGAACCAAAGAACTTGTCTGTCGCTTCCAACGGTGTGGCGGAGAAAGAGACGAAAGATGCGATATTGGCGAAGGACCGGGAGCGGTCTCGGACGGAAAGCCGCGACAAGCAGTCTCCGAGAATGTCGCATTTTCCTGGACTTCACTCGGTGCAAAATGGAGATATAAGCTGTAAGAGAAGCCTAATATTCTTTACTTATTTGTAACTATTGATTTTATTTACTCTTCTTTACTGAAGAACCAGTCTTCATCAGACTGGCCTGTGGCTTTTCAGGGGTGAAAAGTGCAGGGAGGTAAATTTGTTCAATATCagtgaaagggggaggggggcatcttccCATAGTTGCTTCGTGTAGTCAGTGTGTCCTCATTGACTTGTTTAGAGAAGAAGTATCCGTATCTAATATGCAGCTATATAGAACATAAGGTACATATCATATCTGCATCTTTCATCCATCTCCTTGCCATGCTACCGAAACGTATTTTCCCAGCTGCATGGTACGATCCACCGGGGGACGAAGCCCTCAACACCTGTCAGTTGTTCCGGGTCTTATTCACTGCCTTCCAGTGCTTTGGCGACCCGCCAGTCGCCAGGTCTCAAAGAAATATGTCCCCCGAAATGCTGACTCATGTTTGGGGAATGCCTTTTCGACCAAAAGCCAAAGTTCCTATCAAAAGACAAACAGGTTTGGTCATCAGAGGTGGCAGAAGGAAGGCAAATTGGAGTGTGTTTCAACACGTTGTCACTCTGGATAACATATCTGGAAGCAAAGGTTGGGGAACGGCAAGGTTGCACCCGGTCACTTGCCTTATGCTACCAGTGCTTTTGCTCTTGTGAACTTTAATAGGAGGAAATACCAGAAATACATGCCAAATCTTTTCTGGGTACTTCCAATATAACCCTGCAAAAATGCTATGATACACAAAAAATTTGATAAAACGTTTTGAAATAAAGCTGTGTAAGACCATAGTTGGAAATGTGCGTGTAGACTCAACTGTGACGTTTTGACCAACATTATAATTCCCCAAACTTTATCGCCAACCATTTTGGTATCACCagcaaaaggtagtggatgctacttgaaatgtctgatcatttccaaagtcatatccatttgctccttcagtaactgctatttggcacatattattacctgaatgtctaacctgcATGGTTGTATAAAACCTGTACCTTCTCCCCTTACTACcgtagaaaacaaaacaacaaatcattccAAGCCCTGTTTTGCGAGCAATTTGTCTAAGCAAGAAGTATAAAATCTGTTCCTTCCCTCCTGACTACTGTAGCCTCCAGACTACACGACATGTCATCACCCCCACGCCGGGCCAGCTGAGTAACGGTGACCGGTCGCGGGCGCTGACCATtcccaaaatcatgtccagttacttgagtaactgctatttggcatatattattacctggatgtccaatcTTCATGGTTGTATAAAATCTGTACCTTCTCCCTTGTCTACTCTAGCCTCCAGACTACACGACATGTCGTCGTCCCCCACGCCGGGTCAGCTGAGTAATGGGGACCGGTCGCGGGTGCTGTATTCCAAGCCCTGTTTCGCTAGTTTTTTTAATAGGCAAGAAGTATAAACTGTGTTCCTTCTTCTCTCGACTACCGTAGCCTCCAGACTACACGACATGTCGTCGTCTCCCACGCCGGGTCAGCTGAGTAACGGTGACCGTTCGCTACAACTGACCATtctcaaaatcatatccaattacTTGAGTAATCGCTATTTGGCATATGTTGTATAAAATCTGTGTTCTGTCTCCTTCGACTACTCTAGCCTCCAGACTACACGACATGTCATCATCCCCCACACCAGGCCAGCTGAGTAACGGGGACCGGTCGCGGGCGCTGAATTCCAAGCCCTGTTTCGCTAGTTTTTTTAATAGGCAAGAAGTATAAACTCTGTTCCTTCTTCTCTCGACTACCGTAGCCTCCAGACTACACGACATGTCGTCGTCTCCCACGCCTGGTCAGCTGAGTAACGGGGACCGTTCGCGGGCGCTGGTGCAGATGGAGTTCCAGCACCAGCAGTACATGAAGCGGCTGAACCAGGAGGAGCGCTGGCAGAGCCGGCAGAGACAGATGAGGGAGGAGAAGGCAGAGAGGCAGCAGGAGGTGTCCAGCTACAGGCAGCAGctcttacaacaacaacaggtcTGTAttatttccgaaaataattacatcaggttggtagaatatgatgcagaagagtctggaacagttcaagggaggggttcctcaaacagagcgacaataccctgccatgagtgaGCGAGGTAGAATATAGGGAattatttttacacaaccagaagGTACTTACTTGGCGTACGTTTCGacgtctctcagacaccttcgtcagagcttctgacCGGAGGGATGCTTTTCATCTCTATaagtagccaatgtaggtgtcACTTTTGCTGTAAGAAGACAATCTCAAATGCCGCTGAGCTTGTATCCCCCTTGCCGTATTAGTAATGGTGTTAGATACACAAATGAGTAGCATTGTTTGGGCCATCTTGCATCAAATCTTGCTCCCAATACTGGTTGAAAACTACCAtaaatcttcaaactttggtggtggttttattttcaggGGTTTTGCTGTAGCCTTTCAGAAGAAAATTGACAACTTGACTTATATGTTTTGGACAGTTAGAGATTACCACAGGTTTGTATGATTACCACAGCTGTTGTGAAGTATGCAGAAGAGGAAGTGTTAACATGGCCTGACACTGAATAACATCCCATGTCAGGTTTAAGGATGTAGCAATATCTCTGGGGGAAACAGTCAGCTGTTTCTTTGTGGAAGGCCTCAGGCTATGGAAGCTACAAGAAGCAGGAAGTGTCTTCTAAGATTTTAAAGCCCTTTCTGTCACAATAATTAGTGGAAAGAGTTACTGCATGTTTCCCCTATCACTCCTAATCTCAAGAACAGGCTTTGTCATGGGGCTCTTTTTTGCGTATCATGTTCGGTTCTCTGTTTGTATGTCagttttattattgttatacCTTAACCATATCATCTCTATTTATGATCTACTAGTATATCGGGGAATGATCCATATTTTACATTATGGCACGGAACTCCATAATTTCCTCGGGTTGGTCGTCAGTTGGGCCGTACCTAGGGCAATATGGAATACCCCACTTGTATTCTATATGCACTGACTGATGCCTTGAAGGCCGATGAAGTATTTATCGAGTTGAattaaaggcacaaacaaacaaacaaatcctgACCCTTTTCTGTTTCTTCCGCAGGGTTCTTTGAGATCTTCACCTCACCTAAAGCATGGCCCCTCCCATGTAAATAGAGAAATGACTCCAAACAATCACGCAGAGGAAAGGAACCATTCCGAGAGGGCTGATAGCAAAGAGGCCGTCCACCTACCCCCCAACAGTCACCCTCCTCCCCTTGTGCCCCCTCAGAACGTTCACTCCTTTACAAGAGAGGAACCCTGGAAGTTCCACTTGGCTCATGCGAAGCACCCGCTGGATAATCTACGTGCGGTGAGCGAGGTGAGAATACCCACCACGCCGCCGTCTTCGGCCTCCGCCCATTCCAATCAGTACGACTACGACAGGCACCCGCCCGCGCGGACGTCGCCCGCGAACCACGACAAACCACATTCCGCCGGGCCGCACGTCGGCAGGACGGACAAGTCTCCCCGTCCGCCGCGCGGGGAGAGAACTTTCCGTAACCACTTCGAGCGCTTCAATCACGAACAATCGCTGCTCATCAACGGCCACCTCGACAGGGTGGCGGAGACGTTTCTCGACCAGTCCAACAACCAGTACGCGTACGACCATCGCAGGCTCTCGGAGCTCGCGTACAACATCAATGTTAGCAAGGCCCTTTCTGTGCCGTTCACGGAATATTTCCTGGGAATTCAGAGGACTAACAGGGCAGATTCGGACGACGATAGACACGTGGTGAGCAAACTGGACATGGAGGAGAGCAAGATAAGGGAGGCCCGCATGAGGGGCACGTACAGAAGTGACTGTGATTCCGACAGCGACTGTGACATTGAGGTTCAGCGAGCGAAGCTGCAGAAAATTGCGTCAGGCCCTCCGTTGCAACTAGATGAGTCACCAAAGGTACCAAACGGCTTTCAAGAAGCAATTCAGAATTAACATTAGAATTCCACTCTGCTTATATTACattatttgcatatatattgtattgcataatgtttacaaatatCACAACCACATTTTCAACTAGACAAGTCGCCAAAGGTACCAAACGGTTTTCAAAATACATGGAAGAAATCATGATTAGTTTATAATTTGTGATTGTTTATTATAGTGCCACTCCATTCAAATCATAATTCTTTGCATATTTACTGTTTTGCACtgtttttgaatttgtttttttgtcaggaAAATGTGGTTTTCGAAAAATAGCAAATGATTCGTGCTTCATGTTTATTACTGTCACACTTTTCAATGCATATTTAATTTCTATGCATATTTACTGTATTGCACAATGATTACAAATATCACTGACATTAAATTTCTCATTTCATCAGAAACTGTATTTTCTGGAGACGTTTGGGCTGACAACGCAGAAGAGAAAATGTGGTAAGAGGACATTTTTGCATAAGGACTAATTTTCTTAACAATGACTGGATGATAATCTCTTGATGATCTTTACACATTCTAAGCACGATATCGGCTAAGTTGGTGCAAACAATTGCTGCAGTCTGATTTTTTGTTAAAAGGCGTCGtgtcatttttaattttttaagaTGTCACTTGGAGTTCATGTTTTTTATGTATGGTGGTTCTATTCCAAGTTGGATGCAGTTGATCAAATGACTTACTGGAAGTCTTGAAATATTCTATGatgtcattgttgtttttattcgAGGTGTCTGTAGTTTGTTCTGTCTTCTAACATGTATCTTTCAAACACAGTCAAACTCtttgctttgttattttctttatttgtcaATGTCTCAACATGTCATACAGCTACAATGTAGCAGCCTCAGGGCTGAATTGGTGTAATGACATTACATTCGGAGCATAACAAGTTAAGAGTAAATATGCAATTCAAAGCTATTATTGCACATAAAGTAATTGTGTTAATCATCAATATTTAGGCACGGTAAACTTGAAGAATGAATTTTCGCTATCATTCCCGAACAACAGcagtacatgaggagaagaagagaaagaggagAAGGATGCTGATGGAGCGATCCCCATCTCCATCCAAGTCAGACCACGAGGATGAGAACCAGCCGTGCAGCCCGCTCACGACGTCTTACACGGCCGAAGACATGGTGCAAGAAGTGGACCTGGAGGATAAGAAGTCGTTCTTGGCTGAGATGGGCCTGGGCTTCATGCACAAGGAACACAGGAAAGGTGAGGAGAGACATGGTGTGTGTTCCGGTATTTCTAATTAAGCTTTTCGggtatttttttgttgttgttgttggacttTGAGCAGGTTACTATATATCCTGTAACCCCCTTCAGATAAGTAGAATCGTCCTTACGTCACATGAACAGATCACGACGCCATTTTTCACCAAGAGACATTTTACCTAGAGTCTTCTcattgaaatctgctgtaccaAGAGACACTCAGCACCAAGAGttcacgtctagcgaaatattagacgttaaacaaggacatcaacaacaacaacaacatttctaATAGTCTTAAGAAATTTTACAATGTTCAATTACAATTCAATCTTCACAAGTGGATAAGATACAGAGATTtgcttccggacgtttcgagtgacatccatcactagaCTCAAACTGAGCTTAAGCTTCATCGATGCAGGCTTGAGTGCCCTAATGTATATAGCCTCCTTTATACCTCTTACAAAGTAGTCCTGTTCGGTGTCCAATATTCTGACTTCCCcccgaaacgtccggaagtaaatctccgtttttttgtccagttgtagagattaaattgtatgTATTTGAATATTAATAAGTTAAAGTAAAGTTAAAGAATATTGTTTACcgggatgtct includes:
- the LOC118417176 gene encoding genetic suppressor element 1-like isoform X2, with protein sequence MSSSPTPGQLSNGDRSRALVQMEFQHQQYMKRLNQEERWQSRQRQMREEKAERQQEVSSYRQQLLQQQQGSLRSSPHLKHGPSHVNREMTPNNHAEERNHSERADSKEAVHLPPNSHPPPLVPPQNVHSFTREEPWKFHLAHAKHPLDNLRAVSEVRIPTTPPSSASAHSNQYDYDRHPPARTSPANHDKPHSAGPHVGRTDKSPRPPRGERTFRNHFERFNHEQSLLINGHLDRVAETFLDQSNNQYAYDHRRLSELAYNINVSKALSVPFTEYFLGIQRTNRADSDDDRHVVSKLDMEESKIREARMRGTYRSDCDSDSDCDIEVQRAKLQKIASGPPLQLDESPKKLYFLETFGLTTQKRKCAVHEEKKRKRRRMLMERSPSPSKSDHEDENQPCSPLTTSYTAEDMVQEVDLEDKKSFLAEMGLGFMHKEHRKEKQRDQQIVDAFKSGKLRSLLAAPSTNNHKVPSLESKRPASSTGKP
- the LOC118417176 gene encoding genetic suppressor element 1-like isoform X1, whose translation is MSSSPTPGQLSNGDRSRALVQMEFQHQQYMKRLNQEERWQSRQRQMREEKAERQQEVSSYRQQLLQQQQGSLRSSPHLKHGPSHVNREMTPNNHAEERNHSERADSKEAVHLPPNSHPPPLVPPQNVHSFTREEPWKFHLAHAKHPLDNLRAVSEVRIPTTPPSSASAHSNQYDYDRHPPARTSPANHDKPHSAGPHVGRTDKSPRPPRGERTFRNHFERFNHEQSLLINGHLDRVAETFLDQSNNQYAYDHRRLSELAYNINVSKALSVPFTEYFLGIQRTNRADSDDDRHVVSKLDMEESKIREARMRGTYRSDCDSDSDCDIEVQRAKLQKIASGPPLQLDESPKKLYFLETFGLTTQKRKCAVHEEKKRKRRRMLMERSPSPSKSDHEDENQPCSPLTTSYTAEDMVQEVDLEDKKSFLAEMGLGFMHKEHRKGEERHEKQRDQQIVDAFKSGKLRSLLAAPSTNNHKVPSLESKRPASSTGKP